The following proteins come from a genomic window of Plasmodium vivax chromosome 3, whole genome shotgun sequence:
- a CDS encoding hypothetical protein, conserved (encoded by transcript PVX_000610A), with amino-acid sequence MRGAAIRVLLLAALPLLRKNQVDSLQLYANEMGTPATDSLNGSAKSSAASNSGAPPTVPNIMLDGNTQFSESLKDFLKGTNSGEGAKGDGSNLFQGDPLLGDAIIGENFVEENKEFIKKQILSDLYSKFIIEVVNNNTVSFLDQLSGDKSSSSEFQIELEESCSPFFCEKVMRAKEVQKPGVAEASQASEASQANSASTSNAANPASTSNSVSDEREIKLHSGGADGRANDAAEGTDHLVVNLDAVKRAAEGDTQKGTDQADVEGLFTRTVDGNEEKQKIILTDGDNVYVLEEITQGGNSPFGQEDPNKQHVEQEIKMHVPSEVNEREGERNKDLLEDLLNSSDSILDDISGPVSNIQTDSAKGIREHDRSKDAPTSPDSSAPNDVNDLKENIFTLNEEELSKKILDDIKMNSEDKVECYTMSDDESKCNSYKKCTYVNIDGKDTCFLDYNYMLFLKNSNCSLQPKSALLSISKDLLRNEIINRQMFQLLRNSNNKNFICDTITYSFLTNVVDNTSYEEEIFT; translated from the exons ATGAGAGGTGCAGCAATTCGCGTGCTGCTGTTAGCGGCGCTCCCCCTTCTACGGAAAAACCAAGTTGACTCCCTTCAGCTGTATGCCAATGAAATGGGCACCCCCGCGACGGACTCGCTGAACGGATCAGCCAAGTCGTCGGCGGCCAGCAACAGTGGAGCCCCCCCAACTGTGCCAAACATCATGCTGGATGGCAACACCCAATTCAGTGAGTCCCTAAAGGACTTCTTAAAGGGAACCAATTCTGGGGAGGGAGCCAAGGGGGATGGTAGCAACCTCTTCCAAGGGGACCCCCTCCTGGGAGATGCCATCATAGGGGAGAACTTCGTCGAGGAGAACAAAGAATTTATAAAGAAGCAAATACTGTCGGACCTTTATAGCAAATTTATTATAGAGGTGGTGAACAACAACACGGTGTCGTTTTTGGACCAGCTGAGTGGGGACAAGTCGAGCAGCAGCGAGTTTCAAATTGAGTTGGAGGAGAGCTGCTCGCCCTTCTTCTGCGAGAAGGTGATGAGGGCCAAGGAGGTGCAGAAGCCGGGCGTGGCCGAAGCCAGCCAAGCTAGCGAAGCTAGCCAAGCCAACTCGGCCAGTACTTCTAACGCGGCCAACCCTGCCAGCACTTCCAACAGCGTGAGCGATGAGAGGGAAATCAAGCTGCACAGTGGAGGTGCAGACGGACGTGCGAACGACGCGGCCGAGGGGACGGACCACCTGGTGGTGAACCTGGACGCCGTGAAGCGCGCCGCGGAAGGGGACACCCAGAAGGGAACCGACCAGGCAGACGTGGAAGGGCTGTTCACTCGAACGGTAGACGGAAAcgaagaaaagcaaaagatcATTCTCACCGACGGGGATAACGTATACGTGTTGGAGGAGATAACACAGGGAGGAAACTCTCCATTTGGCCAAGAGGACCCAAATAAGCAACACGTCGAGCaggaaattaaaatgcaTGTGCCTAGCGAAGTGAATGAGAGAGAGGGTGAGAGAAATAAGGACCTTCTAGAGGACCTTCTAAACTCGTCAGACTCCATTTTGGATGACATCTCAGGCCCCGTAAGCAACATACAAACGGATTCTGCAAAAGGGATTAGAGAGCATGACCGCTCGAAGGATGCACCCACCTCCCCAGATTCCTCTGCTCCAAACGATGTAAACGATTTgaaggaaaacatttttaccttaaatgaggaggagctgTCCAAGAAAATCCTAGACGATATCAAAATGAACAGCGAGGATAAGGTCGAGTGCTACACCATGTCAGATGACGAGAGCAAATGCAACAGCTATAAGAAGTGCACCTACGTTAACATTGACGGTAAGGACACCTGCTTCCTGGACTACAACTACATGCTCTTCCTGAAGAACAGCAACTGCTCGCTGCAGCCCAAGTCGGCGCTTCTCTCCATTTCGAAGGACCTGCTCAG gaacgAAATCATCAACCGGCAAATGTTCCAGCTGCTGCGCAACAGCAACAACAAGAACTTCATCTGCGACACGATCACCTACTCCTTCCTCACGAACGTCGTTGACAATACCAGCTACGAGGAGGAGATCTTCACCTGA